The sequence CGATTCGGCTGGTTTTTTCTTCCATTACACCCCGCATGACCATTGATCCATAGATCAGCAGGATAACATAAATTAAAATGCCACAGATGAATCCCAGCGCATAGGCGAAACCGGTACTGCCAGTTTTTTGACCGCCTTTCGACACTTTCAGGGTGATATCACTTTTTGTGCTGTCCAGTTGTGCCAGGCTTACCCCTGGCGCCAGTAATTTTTGTACCTGGATTTTTTCCAGCGCCTTGTTCAGCCGTGATTGAATTTTTTCCTTGGTGATTAAGCCAACATTCGAGTTGCTGATATATACCAGGCTGTCGCCTGCTTTGCCTTCAAAACTGGTGGGAACAACTATATAACCGGCATAGTTTTTTTTATCCAGCTCCGCCTGCAAGGACACAGGGTCTTTTTCCCTGGTGAAACTGAAGGCTATGTTATCACTGCTGTCCAGTTTGCCTTCCAGCATTCCGGTTTGGTCAGCAACGACCACTTTCAGGTTGTCTTCACCTTTTATGCTGAAGTAAATAATCAGTCCATATAAACCAAAGATGAATAATGGCAACAAAATTGTCGAAAGCAAAAAGGATTTTTTCTGAACCCTGCTAAGGAATTCCCTCCTTATGATGATCAAAGTCTTGTTCATGTAATGAAAATAAAGAGTTAGGCAGAAAAGGTTTGGAACTGGCGGGTTGCGGAATGATCATCTTCAACCAGGCGGATGAAGATCTCATTAATGGAAGGCAGTATTTCATGGAAAGCCTTCACTTCCACACCCAGCCCAATGAGTTCGGTCAGCAAGGCATTGGTAGTTGTTTCAGGCTGAAGCTGGATGGTCCATTCATCACCTACGCGTTCTGTAATGGTAAAGCCGGCAGATCTGAGGATGTTAGGGTTTCCGGCCGCATTCACCCGGTAAAGGTTTTGCTTGAATTGCTGTTTGATATCATTCACATTTCCATCGAGTACTTTTCTGCCTTTGTTCACAAGGATGATCTGGTCGCAAATTTCTTCCACCTGTTCCATGCGGTGGGTACTGAAAATAATGGTACAGCCCTTTTTGGCCAGGGTATAAATTTCTTCTTTGATCAGGTTTGAATTCACCGGATCGAGTCCGCTGAAAGGTTCATCGAGGATGATCAGTCTGGGTTCGTGCAAAACAGTGGTGACGAATTGTAATTTTTGTCCCATACCCTTACTGAGGTCTTCAACTTTTTTGTTCCACCAGCTTTGCATCTCGAATTTTTCAAACCATTCCTTTACTTTTTGGATGGCTGTATCACGGGAAAGTCCCTTTAATTGCGCCAGGTAAACAGCCTGCTCTCCGATTTTCATTTTTTTATACAAACCGCGTTCTTCAGGCATATACCCGATCCTGATGATATCGTTTTTTGCATCAAATGGGCGGCCTTCAAAAACAATGTTCCCTTCATCGGGATAGAAGATACCGGTGATCATACGCAGCAAAGTCGTTTTTCCTGCGCCATTAGGTCCCAGTAGTCCGAATATTGTGCCGGGTTCGATCGAAAAACTGATATCATCCACCGCTTTCTGGGTGGCATAATATTTCTTCAGGTGCTGCACTTCCAATAATGCCATAACAAGCCAGGTTTATTGATTCAACAGGTTAGTCGCAATATTGCGAGCCTTATTACAGGAACTATACAATTTCTTTTCCGGTCAGTTGCCCTATAATGGCACGGCTGATTTTTTCGCCATCCATGGCTGCACTTACGATACCGCCTGCATAGCCTGCACCTTCACCCGCCGGGTATAATCCAATAACCTGCGGGTGCTGCAGTGTTAAAGCGTCGCGCGGAATTCGCACAGGCGATGAAGTCCGTGATTCTGTGGCAACTACCACAGCTTCCTTGCTGAAATACCCACGCATTTTTTGTCCGAATGCGGTAAATCCTTCTGCCAGGCTCTGGTAAACAAATCCAGGTAACACGTCCCAGAGTGCAGCAGGCTGAATACCGGGCAGGTAGGAGCAATCAGGAAGGGTGGATGAAATCTTACCACTAATGAAGTCGGTCATGCGTAGGGCAGGTGCTACAAATTTTCCGCCGCCCAACTGGAATGCTTTTTGTTCCACCGCCTGCTGGAACTGCATGGCGGCAAGCGGACCACCTTTAGTACCATAATCTTTTTCTTCCACAGAAACGACCATGCCGGAATTGGCGAAGGGATTATTTCTTTTGGATGGGCTCCACCCGTTTACGACAAGTTCACCAGGACTGGTTGCTGCGGGTGCTATAATACCGCCCGGGCACATACAAAAAGAAAAGACACCACGGCCTTTAACCTGGTGCACCAGGCTATAAGATGCTGGCGGAAGGTGTTCACCACGTGAAACACAATGGTACTGTATACTATCAATCAGTTCTTGAGGATGTTCGATACGAACACCCAGGGCAAAAGGCTTTGCTTCTATAAATATGTGCTGGTGATGCAAAAGTTCGAAAATATCGCGGGCAGAATGGCCAGTGGCCAGGATCACCGCATTTCCTTCAAATCGGTTGCCCGATGCAGTTAGTACACCGGAAATGTTATTATCCTTCACCAACAGCCCGGTGACCTTTTGTTCAAAC comes from Flavihumibacter fluvii and encodes:
- a CDS encoding ABC transporter ATP-binding protein, with amino-acid sequence MALLEVQHLKKYYATQKAVDDISFSIEPGTIFGLLGPNGAGKTTLLRMITGIFYPDEGNIVFEGRPFDAKNDIIRIGYMPEERGLYKKMKIGEQAVYLAQLKGLSRDTAIQKVKEWFEKFEMQSWWNKKVEDLSKGMGQKLQFVTTVLHEPRLIILDEPFSGLDPVNSNLIKEEIYTLAKKGCTIIFSTHRMEQVEEICDQIILVNKGRKVLDGNVNDIKQQFKQNLYRVNAAGNPNILRSAGFTITERVGDEWTIQLQPETTTNALLTELIGLGVEVKAFHEILPSINEIFIRLVEDDHSATRQFQTFSA
- a CDS encoding NAD(P)/FAD-dependent oxidoreductase, which produces MQKLIQFQLRAADANSHDAILSQIAATAGKPATSITGFHIIKKSIDARGKLVKINLSVLAFIDEPFHTRTLQEFNFADVTNATHDVIIVGAGPCGLFAALQLIEHGIKPIILERGKDVRARRRDLAILNKEGIVHPESNYCFGEGGAGTYSDGKLYTRSNKRGNIDRILHAFVHFGADERILFEAHPHIGTNKLPQIITAMRKQILDCGGEFLFEQKVTGLLVKDNNISGVLTASGNRFEGNAVILATGHSARDIFELLHHQHIFIEAKPFALGVRIEHPQELIDSIQYHCVSRGEHLPPASYSLVHQVKGRGVFSFCMCPGGIIAPAATSPGELVVNGWSPSKRNNPFANSGMVVSVEEKDYGTKGGPLAAMQFQQAVEQKAFQLGGGKFVAPALRMTDFISGKISSTLPDCSYLPGIQPAALWDVLPGFVYQSLAEGFTAFGQKMRGYFSKEAVVVATESRTSSPVRIPRDALTLQHPQVIGLYPAGEGAGYAGGIVSAAMDGEKISRAIIGQLTGKEIV